Proteins from one Nakamurella multipartita DSM 44233 genomic window:
- a CDS encoding DUF190 domain-containing protein produces the protein MNPDCLKLTCYFGERHRTPGGFVADQLLDIFGRAELATSIMMRGVEGFGFKHHLRTDASLTLSEDLPAAAVAVDLRPRIEAVLDEVLALPAIGLTTLERARLVTGPVLAPPPDDPTEATRLTVYLGRQDRVGAVPAFVAVCRLLQEQGIAGATVLLGVDGTVRGRRQRARFFSRNADVPMMVLAVGPDDRVAQVLPALSRMLLRPLLTLERVRICKQDGQLFAAPQKIPATDQRGRALFHKLSIFTNEDATRHGQPIHRAVTRALRAGGARGSTTLRGVWGFHDGRPPQGDRPFQLGRHVPTLTVVVDTPDRVDRIFPIVDEFTRDRGLVISELVPAARVRTVTGYWGELELADHRW, from the coding sequence ATGAACCCGGACTGCCTCAAGCTGACCTGTTACTTCGGCGAACGTCACCGCACCCCGGGCGGGTTCGTCGCCGATCAACTGCTGGACATCTTCGGCCGGGCCGAGCTGGCCACCAGCATCATGATGCGTGGCGTCGAGGGCTTCGGCTTCAAGCACCACCTGCGCACCGACGCGTCGCTGACGCTGTCCGAGGACCTGCCGGCCGCGGCCGTCGCGGTCGACCTGCGGCCGCGGATCGAGGCCGTGCTGGACGAGGTCCTCGCGCTGCCGGCGATCGGCCTGACCACGCTGGAACGAGCCCGGCTGGTAACCGGCCCGGTGCTGGCGCCGCCGCCCGACGACCCGACCGAGGCCACCCGGCTGACCGTCTACCTGGGCCGGCAGGACCGGGTGGGCGCGGTCCCGGCGTTCGTCGCCGTCTGCCGGCTGCTGCAGGAGCAGGGCATCGCCGGGGCCACCGTGCTGCTCGGGGTCGACGGAACGGTCCGCGGCCGGCGGCAGCGGGCCCGCTTCTTCAGCCGCAACGCCGACGTGCCGATGATGGTGCTGGCCGTCGGTCCGGACGATCGGGTGGCGCAGGTGCTGCCCGCACTGAGCCGGATGCTCCTCCGCCCCCTGCTCACCCTGGAGCGGGTGCGGATCTGCAAGCAGGACGGCCAACTGTTCGCGGCCCCGCAGAAGATCCCGGCCACCGATCAGCGGGGCCGAGCTCTGTTTCACAAGCTCTCGATCTTCACCAACGAGGACGCCACCCGGCACGGCCAGCCCATTCATCGGGCCGTCACCCGGGCCCTGCGGGCGGGCGGCGCCCGCGGGTCGACCACGCTGCGCGGCGTGTGGGGATTTCACGACGGCCGGCCGCCGCAGGGCGACCGCCCGTTCCAGCTGGGTCGGCACGTCCCCACGCTCACCGTGGTGGTGGACACCCCCGACCGCGTCGACCGGATCTTCCCGATCGTCGACGAGTTCACCCGCGACCGCGGCCTGGTCATCAGTGAACTGGTCCCGGCCGCCCGGGTCCGCACGGTCACCGGTTACTGGGGCGAGCTGGAGCTGGCCGATCACCGCTGGTAG